In Papaver somniferum cultivar HN1 unplaced genomic scaffold, ASM357369v1 unplaced-scaffold_12, whole genome shotgun sequence, a single window of DNA contains:
- the LOC113330884 gene encoding protein trichome birefringence-like 42, whose amino-acid sequence MNAANTLSLDDTHARIVNVGGNCDFYKGSWVYDESYPLYDSLQCPFIPGDFHCLSNGRPDKQYLKYRWSPTGGCDPPRFDGLDLVNRFKGKKIMFVGDSISNNQWVSFACMIHAAIPNANFTTYHGVPMASINFTDPEYNISIHFNFKPFLVELEEIPKRIINIDNHKPFLVELEERILKIDTISKGDPWKEVDVVIFNTWHWWFHKGKIQHWDKIQEGNKTYKDIDDRLTAFAKGLTTWSTWVDKNIDPKKTQVFYQGISPTHPKGKDWGFPHTTCADHTTPINGTTYPGIPEPGVVVLKEVLSKMSNPVILLDVTTMSQLRKDAHPSYYTNQGRTLRDCGHWCVAGVPDTWNHLLYASIVGWPETRTHRIDMNFPVLIT is encoded by the exons ATGACACACATGCCAGAATTGTTAATGTAGGAGGCAACTGCGATTTTTATAAAGGGAGTTGGGTTTACGATGAATCGTATCCTCTTTATGATTCACTTCAATGCCCATTCATCCCTGGAGATTTCCATTGTCTTAGTAATGGTCGACCTGACAAACAATATCTCAAATACAGATGGAGCCCAACTGGAGGATGTGATCCACCTAGGTTTGATGGCCTGGATTTGGTCAACAGATTTAAGGGTAAAAAAATCATGTTTGTCGGTGACTCAATCAGTAATAACCAGTGGGTGTCTTTTGCTTGCATGATTCATGCAGCTATTCCTAATGCAAATTTTACTACTTACCATGGCGTCCCCATGGCATCCATTAATTTTACG GATCCTGAGTATAACATTTCTATACATTTTAATTTCAAACCATTCCTAGTTGAGTTAGAGGAGATACCTAAACGAATTATAAACATCGACAATCACAAACCATTCCTAGTTGAATTAGAGGAACGAATTCTAAAGATCGACACCATTAGCAAGGGTGATCCGTGGAAAGAAGTAGATGTTGTGATCTTCAACACTTGGCACTGGTGGTTCCACAAAGGAAAAATACAACA TTGGGATAAAATTCAGGAAGGAAACAAGACATACAAAGATATAGATGATCGTCTCACTGCTTTTGCAAAAGGTTTAACAACTTGGTCAACTTGGGTTGACAAAAATATTGACCCCAAAAAAACTCAAGTTTTCTATCAAGGAATTTCTCCTACGCATCCGAA GGGCAAGGATTGGGGTTTCCCACACACGACTTGTGCAGATCACACAACACCAATTAATGGTACGACATATCCTGGAATTCCAGAACCAGGAGTTGTTGTACTTAAGGAAGTGTTAAGTAAAATGTCGAATCCTGTCATTTTATTGGACGTGACAACCATGTCACAACTAAGAAAAGATGCTCATCCATCATATTATACCAATCAAGGTCGGACGCTTCGTGATTGTGGCCATTGGTGTGTGGCTGGTGTACCAGATACATGGAATCATCTTCTTTATGCATCTATTGTTGGCTGGCCAGAAACAAGAACGCATAGAATTGATATGAATTTTCCCGTATTGATAACCTAA